A single region of the Vicia villosa cultivar HV-30 ecotype Madison, WI linkage group LG4, Vvil1.0, whole genome shotgun sequence genome encodes:
- the LOC131599003 gene encoding uncharacterized protein LOC131599003, which yields MATTCKYLISIIFITLLITGTYAQCPLNSLFIITRMTGAKIGGKTQWRVTIVNKCNCPLSQIVLNCQGFQSTMPVDNTILLKRGDNCLLYNGHALSGNDANQFAYAWDTPFNLYPVSAITGSPCK from the exons ATGGCAACCACCTGCAAGTATCTTATTTCCATCATCTTCATTACTCTGCTCATCACGG GAACCTATGCTCAATGTCCATTGAACAGCCTTTTCATTATCACAAGAATGACTGGTGCAAAAATAGGAGGCAAAACTCAATGGAGGGTTACTATAGTTAACAAGTGCAACTGTCCATTAAGCCAAATAGTATTGAATTGTCAAGGGTTTCAAAGTACTATGCCTGTTGACAATACAATTCTTCTTAAGAGGGGTGACAATTGTCTCCTATATAATGGTCATGCCTTGAGTGGAAATGATGCTAATCAATTTGCATATGCTTGGGATACACCCTTTAATCTTTATCCTGTAAGTGCTATTACAGGTAGTCCTTGCAAATAA